The Flavobacteriales bacterium genome contains a region encoding:
- a CDS encoding polysaccharide biosynthesis/export family protein, which yields MKFPLYISIISMLLVSCSSMNKVVLLDQDLDKNSKITTANYPKHKLQEGDILHVKIIGVQEESFNIFNIENNANNSQTTSANLFLNGFTMDSQGNIEIPILGKINLKNLTVEEAKEKIQTRANDFLVNSTVIVKHINFEITILGEVNRPGTYTVYKDNITILEALGLSGDLSDYANRKKIKLIRDNNIIYVDLTKIETLYSQNFVLKSDDVIYVEPLRNVRMRSSNAQIYISAISSIALVANIVFGILNSN from the coding sequence ATGAAATTTCCTTTATACATATCAATCATTTCAATGTTACTTGTATCGTGTTCGTCAATGAATAAAGTCGTATTACTTGACCAAGACTTGGATAAAAATTCAAAAATCACAACTGCCAATTATCCAAAGCATAAACTACAAGAAGGAGATATCTTACATGTTAAAATTATAGGAGTTCAAGAAGAATCTTTTAATATTTTCAATATTGAAAATAACGCTAACAATAGTCAAACCACCTCAGCAAACCTTTTTCTTAATGGTTTTACTATGGATAGCCAAGGCAATATTGAAATTCCAATTCTTGGAAAAATTAATCTCAAAAACTTAACTGTTGAAGAAGCGAAAGAAAAGATTCAAACAAGAGCTAATGATTTTTTAGTTAACTCAACGGTGATAGTCAAGCATATCAATTTTGAAATTACCATACTAGGAGAAGTCAATCGCCCTGGAACTTATACGGTTTACAAAGATAACATCACAATACTAGAAGCTTTGGGACTTTCTGGGGATTTATCAGATTATGCCAATAGAAAGAAAATCAAACTCATAAGAGACAACAATATTATCTATGTAGATTTAACCAAAATAGAGACGCTATATTCACAAAATTTTGTGTTAAAATCTGATGATGTCATTTATGTCGAACCATTGAGAAATGTTCGTATGAGAAGCTCAAATGCTCAAATATATATTTCTGCTATATCTAGTATTGCTCTTGTTGCAAACATTGTTTTTGGTATTTTAAACTCTAACTAA
- the fsa gene encoding fructose-6-phosphate aldolase, translated as MRFFIDTANLDNIKEAQSLGILNGVTTNPSLMAKEGIKGRDNIFKHYKTICEIVDGDVSAEVISTDFEGMIREGQELALLNPQIVVKIPMIEEGIKAIRYFSDKGIKTNCTLVFSLGQALIAAQAGATYVSPFIGRLDDNGQDGIQIVKSIVDMFEKQNYQTQVLAASIRNKNHIEECAKIGAHVVTAPLSAIKDLISHRLTDIGLKKFLDDYAKNQ; from the coding sequence ATGAGATTTTTCATCGACACAGCAAACTTAGACAATATCAAAGAGGCGCAATCCTTAGGTATTCTCAATGGTGTAACAACCAATCCTAGTCTGATGGCTAAAGAGGGGATAAAGGGAAGAGATAATATCTTTAAACATTATAAAACCATTTGTGAAATTGTTGATGGCGATGTTAGTGCTGAAGTGATATCCACTGATTTCGAAGGCATGATTCGAGAAGGTCAAGAATTAGCTCTATTAAACCCTCAAATAGTGGTTAAAATACCTATGATAGAAGAAGGAATAAAAGCTATTCGATATTTTAGTGACAAAGGAATTAAAACCAATTGCACTCTAGTGTTTTCATTAGGACAAGCACTAATAGCAGCGCAAGCTGGCGCAACATACGTTTCACCTTTTATTGGAAGACTAGACGACAATGGACAAGATGGTATTCAAATTGTTAAAAGTATCGTTGATATGTTTGAGAAACAAAATTATCAAACACAAGTTCTTGCCGCTTCTATCAGAAATAAAAACCACATTGAAGAATGCGCTAAAATCGGTGCTCATGTTGTTACGGCTCCCCTATCGGCTATAAAAGATTTAATATCACACAGGCTTACAGATATTGGATTAAAGAAGTTTTTAGACGATTACGCTAAGAATCAATAA
- the nhaC gene encoding Na+/H+ antiporter NhaC has protein sequence MNQSFFSALLPIIFLIALLSFNVYLYGDDSLGGANQLALLLSAAFAAIMGLKSGTSWTSILKGVSNSIASTTPAIIILLLIGSLAGTWLISGIVPTMIYYGLQILNPKIFLVAAAIICAIVSLASGSSWSTIATIGIALLGIGNALDISNGLTAGAIISGAYFGDKMSPLSDTTNLAPAMAGTDLFTHIRYMMHTTIPSFLITLLIFLFIGLSMDNTQNSDDITNLLTAIESSFNISPWLFLVPVIVLLLIVKKVPALPALFAGTLLGGIFAIIFQPHLIVELSGIDTNFFQASYVSVINAMGSETSINTSNEMINDLLSSGGMYGMLNTIWLIICAMCFGGVMETSGALKKISQSIIKYAESTGSVIATTACTCLFFNVTASDQYLSIVVPGRMYADTFKDKGLAPENLSRTLEDSGTVTSVLVPWNTCGATQSAVLGVATMTYLPFCFFNIISPLMTILYGYLGFKIKKIKS, from the coding sequence ATGAATCAATCTTTTTTTAGTGCGCTACTTCCCATTATTTTTTTAATAGCCTTACTTTCTTTTAATGTCTATCTATACGGTGATGATAGTTTAGGTGGTGCAAATCAATTAGCACTTTTGTTATCTGCCGCTTTTGCTGCCATAATGGGGCTAAAAAGTGGCACCTCTTGGACAAGTATTCTAAAAGGGGTTAGTAACAGTATAGCTTCAACTACACCAGCAATCATTATACTTTTACTCATAGGCTCACTAGCAGGAACTTGGCTAATAAGCGGTATTGTCCCTACTATGATTTATTATGGATTACAAATACTAAATCCCAAAATTTTTCTCGTAGCTGCAGCTATCATATGTGCTATAGTTTCACTAGCCTCAGGAAGTTCTTGGTCAACTATCGCTACTATAGGAATTGCTCTATTGGGAATAGGTAATGCTCTGGATATTTCAAACGGTCTTACAGCAGGAGCTATAATATCAGGAGCATATTTTGGCGATAAAATGTCACCCTTATCTGATACCACAAATCTCGCTCCAGCAATGGCAGGAACAGACTTATTTACTCATATCAGATACATGATGCACACGACTATTCCTAGCTTTTTAATAACACTTCTCATATTCTTATTCATTGGGCTTTCAATGGATAACACACAAAATTCTGACGATATTACAAACTTGTTAACGGCTATAGAAAGTAGTTTCAACATAAGTCCATGGTTGTTTTTAGTTCCTGTAATCGTACTATTACTTATTGTGAAAAAAGTACCTGCACTACCAGCCTTGTTCGCAGGTACATTATTAGGCGGGATTTTTGCAATTATTTTTCAACCCCATCTAATCGTAGAACTTTCAGGTATAGATACTAATTTCTTTCAAGCCAGTTATGTATCCGTTATCAATGCTATGGGCTCTGAAACAAGCATAAACACCTCTAACGAGATGATAAACGATTTGCTTTCTTCAGGTGGTATGTACGGAATGTTGAATACAATATGGCTAATAATTTGTGCTATGTGTTTTGGTGGGGTGATGGAAACTAGTGGTGCTCTGAAGAAGATTAGCCAATCTATAATAAAATATGCTGAAAGTACAGGCTCAGTCATTGCAACTACTGCTTGTACTTGTTTATTTTTTAATGTCACGGCAAGCGACCAATATTTAAGTATTGTAGTACCAGGAAGAATGTATGCCGATACATTTAAAGATAAAGGTCTAGCACCTGAAAACCTAAGTCGCACATTAGAGGACAGTGGAACTGTAACTTCTGTGCTAGTTCCTTGGAACACCTGTGGAGCAACACAATCTGCAGTTTTAGGAGTAGCTACAATGACCTATTTACCATTCTGTTTTTTTAATATTATTAGTCCATTAATGACAATATTATATGGATATTTAGGTTTTAAAATAAAAAAAATAAAAAGCTAA
- a CDS encoding glycosyltransferase family 2 protein, which yields MNISVVVPSYNESESLPELCTWIDKVMTSNSFTYEIIIADDGSTDDSWEVIQNLSKSNSNIKGIKFRRNYGKSAALNIAFAKAEGNVVITMDADLQDSPEEIPELYRLITEEGWDMVSGWKKKRYDPITKTIPTKLYNWAARKASGIYLHDFNCGLKSYKKDVIKNIELYGEMHRYIPMLAKRAGFPKITEKVVEHQARKYGVTKFGIERFINGFLDLMTVTFVSRFGKKPMHFFGVLGTLMFVLGFVLFSFLGGQKLYYMYSEVKATNIADMSGFYIALTSMVMGLQLFLAGFIGEMISRNAHDRNQYHVEEEI from the coding sequence ATGAATATTTCAGTTGTAGTTCCTTCATATAATGAGTCTGAATCTTTACCTGAGTTATGCACTTGGATAGATAAAGTGATGACTTCTAATTCATTTACTTATGAAATCATCATTGCTGATGATGGTAGTACCGATGATTCTTGGGAAGTTATTCAAAATTTATCCAAATCCAATTCAAATATTAAAGGCATAAAATTTCGAAGAAATTATGGTAAATCAGCGGCCTTAAATATTGCTTTTGCAAAGGCTGAAGGAAATGTCGTTATTACCATGGATGCTGATTTACAAGATAGTCCTGAAGAAATTCCTGAATTATATCGCTTAATCACTGAGGAGGGTTGGGATATGGTCTCTGGTTGGAAAAAGAAACGATATGACCCAATAACAAAGACGATTCCTACTAAGTTATACAATTGGGCAGCTCGTAAAGCTTCAGGCATATATCTGCATGATTTCAATTGTGGCCTTAAGTCATACAAAAAAGATGTTATAAAGAACATTGAATTATATGGTGAAATGCATCGTTATATTCCGATGTTAGCAAAGCGAGCAGGTTTTCCAAAAATTACAGAAAAAGTAGTAGAGCATCAAGCTAGAAAATATGGAGTTACAAAATTCGGTATTGAGCGTTTTATTAACGGTTTCCTAGATTTAATGACCGTTACTTTTGTTTCTCGATTTGGTAAAAAACCGATGCACTTTTTTGGCGTTTTGGGTACATTAATGTTTGTACTAGGTTTTGTCCTTTTTTCATTTCTTGGGGGACAGAAACTATACTATATGTATTCTGAAGTTAAAGCTACCAATATTGCAGATATGAGTGGTTTTTATATTGCATTGACCTCTATGGTTATGGGTTTACAATTATTCTTAGCGGGTTTTATTGGAGAGATGATTTCTAGAAATGCTCATGATAGAAATCAATATCATGTAGAAGAAGAAATTTAG
- a CDS encoding HAD family hydrolase, with product MNVAVPKIDTSWTLFLDRDGVINKKLEGDYVKSVDEFEFLPNALEAIKLFSSRFHRVVIVTNQQGISKRLMTEDDLHKVHQYLLQEVQNFGGRIDAIYHAPQLAEENSIMRKPNIGMALQAKEEFPSIDFKKSIMVGDSISDMEFAKNSNMFAVLIGQSEKYFCTDSLISLSKLL from the coding sequence ATGAATGTAGCAGTCCCCAAAATTGACACAAGCTGGACACTATTTTTAGATAGAGATGGTGTAATTAACAAAAAGTTAGAAGGGGATTACGTCAAATCTGTAGATGAGTTTGAATTTCTGCCAAATGCTCTTGAGGCTATTAAACTATTTTCAAGTCGTTTTCATAGAGTAGTTATAGTCACTAACCAACAAGGAATAAGTAAGCGTTTAATGACAGAAGACGACTTACATAAAGTACATCAATATTTACTTCAAGAAGTTCAAAATTTCGGCGGTAGGATTGATGCTATATATCATGCACCACAATTGGCAGAAGAAAATTCCATTATGAGAAAACCGAATATTGGCATGGCTCTACAAGCCAAAGAGGAATTTCCATCTATAGACTTCAAAAAAAGCATAATGGTAGGTGATTCTATTAGTGATATGGAATTTGCTAAAAACTCCAATATGTTTGCCGTTTTGATTGGTCAATCAGAAAAGTATTTTTGTACAGATTCGCTGATTAGCTTAAGTAAGCTCCTTTAG
- a CDS encoding D-sedoheptulose 7-phosphate isomerase: MKQDLIRRNISDSITVKQELLQNDAIMVDITKVAELIVEAFNNGNKLLFCGNGGSAADAQHLAAEFSGRYYLNRPPLHAEALHTDTSFMTAVSNDFSFDEVYARLIQGIGKQGDILIGMSTSGNSKNVIKALEEAKKKNIITIGFTGKANGNMKPYCDFLINIPSDDTPRIQECHLMLGHAICELVEKELFS; this comes from the coding sequence ATGAAACAAGACCTTATTAGAAGAAATATTAGTGATTCCATTACGGTTAAGCAAGAACTGTTACAAAATGATGCTATAATGGTAGATATTACCAAAGTGGCAGAATTGATTGTAGAAGCTTTCAACAATGGAAACAAGTTATTGTTCTGTGGCAATGGAGGTAGTGCTGCAGATGCTCAACATTTGGCAGCAGAATTTTCAGGCAGATACTACTTAAACAGACCTCCGCTACATGCTGAAGCATTACATACTGACACTTCTTTTATGACTGCAGTTTCTAATGATTTCTCATTTGATGAAGTGTACGCTAGACTTATACAAGGAATAGGCAAACAAGGAGATATTCTAATTGGCATGTCAACATCTGGTAATTCTAAAAATGTCATTAAAGCTTTAGAGGAAGCTAAAAAGAAAAACATAATTACAATAGGGTTCACAGGAAAAGCAAACGGAAATATGAAGCCTTACTGTGATTTTTTAATCAATATTCCCTCCGATGACACGCCAAGAATACAAGAATGTCACCTTATGCTAGGACATGCAATATGTGAATTGGTAGAAAAAGAATTATTTTCATAA
- a CDS encoding polysaccharide biosynthesis tyrosine autokinase codes for MNHSQANNEEKIDLKIFIERYLIFWKQILLSIVMFLIVGFIYNRYSTKIYKSSTTLLIKEESNASLGSDDVFEGLDLFGGQKNIKNEIGILESFSLTKKTLEKLNFRISYFHSGSFKSDDIYKKTPFIITIDEYQPQSINQKFFIKLISDNEFILTAKFNNTKLFDVSTETFISNKEYDFNYEGSHKFDEKINTDFFSFTISKNDLSLFKEEDWVNYFFVVSSYNDLTENYLKSLEVIEIEKDASILKISLEGSNPEKINDFLNKFTELYLATDLDEKNQITSNTIEFINEQLISISDSLSDVESSLETFKERNPKIELSQKEYGAFYQVEKLEQEKAILELNNKYYISLEEYLIENNNVDNIVAPSTMGIDDPLLNSHIVELTKLYSQLDVVSVNSKQEHPLVISIKKQIKSTKEKLIENIENIISSSELTLKDINSRIAEIENLIGDLPQNERILLKIQRKFNLNENIYNYLLEKRAEASITKASNISDHKVIDMPRLESNLPIKPNTTFIYIFSILLGVFLPTISISLYFLFNNKIIDKKDIDQITSIPLIGKIMHNDSAYNLVNINSPKSGIAESFRSIRTNIQYLASDKKEKVICITSSVGGEGKTFVAMNLASIFSITRGKTILIGADMRKPKIFNDFNLSNDKGLSSYLSNQNTKDEVIQKTEFENLDIILSGPIPPNPSELLSLDKMKDFIEELKKTYQHIIIDTPPIGLVTDGLILMKHSDVNIYVVRQNFTTKDMLHNFNETVIKNNVVNINLIINDISNDKSSYGYGYGYGNTYGYGYYAEDKIQEKKPWWKKSN; via the coding sequence ATGAATCATTCGCAAGCAAATAACGAAGAGAAAATAGACCTTAAAATTTTCATAGAAAGGTACCTTATTTTCTGGAAACAAATTCTCCTTTCCATTGTGATGTTTCTTATTGTTGGATTTATATACAATAGGTATTCAACAAAAATCTATAAATCTTCAACAACACTACTTATTAAGGAAGAAAGTAACGCCAGTCTAGGCTCAGATGATGTTTTTGAAGGTTTAGATTTATTCGGGGGACAAAAGAACATTAAAAATGAAATAGGTATTTTAGAATCTTTTTCATTAACAAAAAAGACATTAGAAAAACTCAATTTTAGAATTTCATACTTTCACTCTGGTAGTTTTAAATCGGATGATATTTATAAAAAAACACCATTTATTATTACCATTGATGAATATCAACCTCAATCAATAAATCAAAAGTTCTTTATTAAGCTAATCTCTGATAACGAGTTCATCTTAACCGCAAAATTCAATAATACTAAACTATTTGATGTAAGTACAGAGACATTTATTTCAAATAAAGAGTATGATTTTAACTACGAGGGTTCACACAAGTTTGATGAAAAAATAAACACTGACTTCTTCAGTTTTACCATTTCTAAAAATGACTTATCGCTTTTTAAAGAAGAAGATTGGGTAAACTATTTCTTTGTAGTTTCAAGCTACAACGACTTGACCGAAAATTATCTCAAAAGCTTAGAAGTTATAGAAATAGAAAAAGATGCCTCTATTTTAAAAATCTCTTTAGAAGGTTCAAATCCTGAAAAGATAAATGACTTCCTTAATAAATTTACCGAACTTTATTTAGCTACAGATTTAGATGAAAAAAATCAAATTACATCTAATACTATAGAGTTTATAAACGAACAACTAATTTCTATTTCAGACTCTTTATCTGATGTTGAAAGTAGCCTAGAAACTTTTAAAGAAAGAAATCCAAAAATAGAACTGTCGCAAAAAGAATACGGTGCTTTTTATCAAGTAGAAAAGCTAGAACAAGAAAAAGCTATTTTGGAGCTAAACAACAAGTATTATATCTCACTCGAAGAGTACTTGATTGAAAATAACAATGTTGATAATATTGTTGCCCCTTCTACTATGGGAATTGATGATCCGCTACTAAACAGCCATATTGTTGAATTAACTAAATTATATTCTCAACTTGATGTAGTGAGTGTAAATTCAAAACAAGAGCATCCGCTTGTTATATCTATAAAAAAGCAAATCAAAAGCACTAAGGAAAAATTAATTGAGAATATTGAAAATATCATCAGTAGTTCAGAGCTTACTCTTAAAGACATAAACTCAAGAATTGCTGAAATTGAAAATTTAATTGGTGATCTTCCACAAAATGAAAGAATACTTTTAAAAATTCAAAGAAAATTTAACCTCAACGAAAATATCTACAACTACCTACTAGAGAAAAGAGCTGAAGCATCTATAACAAAAGCAAGTAACATATCTGACCATAAAGTCATTGATATGCCACGATTAGAGTCTAACTTGCCAATTAAACCTAACACAACATTCATCTATATTTTTTCTATTTTACTTGGTGTTTTTCTACCAACTATAAGCATTAGTTTATACTTTTTATTTAACAACAAAATCATAGATAAAAAAGATATAGACCAAATAACCTCCATTCCACTAATTGGTAAAATTATGCATAATGATAGTGCTTATAACTTAGTTAATATCAATAGTCCAAAATCAGGAATAGCAGAGTCATTCAGATCTATAAGAACTAATATACAGTATTTGGCATCTGACAAAAAAGAGAAAGTCATTTGTATTACTTCAAGCGTTGGTGGTGAAGGAAAAACTTTTGTTGCTATGAATTTGGCCTCAATTTTTAGTATTACTCGTGGAAAAACAATTCTAATTGGCGCAGATATGAGAAAGCCAAAGATTTTTAATGACTTTAACCTATCCAATGACAAAGGGTTAAGCTCTTATCTAAGTAATCAAAACACCAAAGATGAAGTTATTCAAAAAACAGAATTTGAAAACTTAGACATCATTCTATCTGGACCAATACCCCCTAACCCGTCTGAATTATTAAGTTTAGATAAAATGAAAGACTTTATTGAAGAGCTAAAGAAAACATACCAACATATTATCATAGACACTCCTCCTATTGGATTAGTAACTGATGGACTAATTTTGATGAAGCATTCTGATGTAAACATTTATGTAGTAAGACAAAATTTCACAACAAAAGATATGCTACATAACTTTAACGAAACTGTCATTAAGAATAATGTAGTCAATATTAACCTCATAATAAATGATATTTCTAACGATAAATCATCTTATGGGTACGGATATGGATATGGAAATACCTATGGTTATGGTTATTATGCTGAGGATAAAATCCAAGAGAAAAAGCCATGGTGGAAAAAAAGTAACTAA
- a CDS encoding aminotransferase class I/II-fold pyridoxal phosphate-dependent enzyme, with product MKKHKPADSIQDIQYFGEYGGVNPSIADSSTFTYLAGKTMEMVFGGEREGCYLYSRHMNPSTGYLAEAIANMENTDAAHVSASGMGSISSTIMQLCKSGDHIVSSRTIYGGTYAFMKNFLPRLQISTSFVDTTNLDAVKSAICADTKILYCETMSNPLLEISDIKKLAELAHANNLKLVVDNTFTPLIFSPAELGADIVIHSLTKFINGASDTVGGVICSTKEFVGDLIDVNEGAAMLFGPTMDAIRANGILKNLRTLPIRIKQHSNNALFLAKKFKELGLNVHYPGLESHPQHELMKKSMNAEFGFGGMLVLDVGSMKNAYQVMEEMQNNNIGYLAVSLGFYKTLFSAPGASTSSEIPQDEQDEMGISEGMIRMSIGLDNDIERTFQKMKKCLIKTNILK from the coding sequence ATGAAAAAGCACAAACCAGCTGACAGTATTCAAGACATTCAATACTTTGGTGAATATGGAGGTGTTAATCCATCTATTGCCGATTCTTCTACTTTTACATACTTGGCAGGTAAAACTATGGAAATGGTATTCGGAGGAGAACGTGAAGGCTGTTATTTGTATTCAAGACACATGAACCCTAGCACAGGATATCTTGCTGAAGCCATTGCTAATATGGAAAATACAGATGCAGCACATGTATCAGCATCAGGAATGGGTTCAATTAGTAGTACTATAATGCAATTGTGTAAAAGTGGTGATCATATTGTAAGTAGTCGAACTATATATGGTGGAACTTATGCCTTTATGAAAAACTTTTTGCCAAGACTACAAATTAGTACATCTTTTGTTGATACCACTAATCTAGACGCTGTTAAATCTGCTATTTGTGCCGATACTAAAATTTTATATTGCGAAACAATGAGCAACCCTTTGTTAGAAATTTCTGACATTAAAAAATTAGCTGAACTGGCTCATGCAAACAATTTAAAACTAGTAGTAGACAACACCTTTACCCCCCTCATTTTTTCTCCTGCTGAGCTAGGGGCTGATATAGTAATTCACTCACTAACGAAATTCATTAATGGAGCTAGTGATACAGTTGGAGGGGTTATTTGTTCTACCAAAGAGTTTGTAGGAGACCTCATAGACGTCAATGAAGGTGCAGCAATGCTTTTTGGTCCAACTATGGATGCTATACGAGCTAATGGTATCCTCAAAAACTTGCGAACACTACCAATAAGAATAAAACAACACAGTAATAACGCACTATTTCTTGCTAAAAAATTTAAAGAGCTAGGTTTAAATGTTCACTATCCTGGTCTTGAAAGCCATCCTCAACATGAGTTGATGAAGAAAAGCATGAATGCCGAATTTGGTTTTGGTGGTATGCTAGTATTAGACGTTGGTAGCATGAAAAATGCTTATCAAGTCATGGAGGAAATGCAAAATAATAACATAGGTTATTTGGCAGTAAGTTTAGGCTTTTACAAAACCCTATTCTCTGCACCTGGCGCAAGCACATCTTCAGAAATACCACAAGATGAACAAGATGAAATGGGTATTTCAGAAGGAATGATTCGAATGTCTATTGGCTTAGATAATGATATTGAACGTACCTTTCAAAAGATGAAAAAGTGTTTGATTAAGACTAATATTCTGAAATAA
- a CDS encoding DUF4199 domain-containing protein has protein sequence MKDYILKNGLVFGAISIILNSAAYSLGVDFFMSPALLISKIVIYVTVIIFLVLNFRKIIGGYISFKDTFSVSLGITAAGSFISTLFIILLFNFIDSNFAVLIKEATIEKLMMSLEQMPEGNAFYENIENSIDEIEKTNIYSVNNQWKALIQEIFSYSVISVIIALFIKKDKPIEMSE, from the coding sequence ATGAAAGATTATATCCTTAAAAATGGCTTAGTTTTTGGTGCTATTTCTATTATTTTAAATTCAGCTGCTTATTCTTTGGGTGTTGATTTTTTTATGAGTCCTGCTTTATTAATTTCCAAGATAGTTATTTATGTTACTGTTATTATTTTCCTAGTTTTAAACTTTAGAAAAATCATTGGTGGTTACATTTCGTTCAAAGACACTTTTAGCGTTTCTTTAGGAATCACAGCTGCTGGTTCTTTTATTTCCACTCTGTTCATTATTTTGTTATTCAATTTTATTGACTCTAATTTTGCTGTTTTGATTAAAGAGGCTACTATTGAAAAGTTAATGATGTCACTTGAGCAAATGCCAGAAGGTAATGCCTTTTATGAAAACATTGAAAATTCAATTGATGAGATTGAAAAAACCAATATATATTCTGTTAATAATCAATGGAAAGCATTAATTCAAGAAATATTCTCTTACTCAGTAATATCTGTTATTATTGCGTTATTTATCAAAAAAGACAAACCTATAGAAATGTCCGAATAA
- a CDS encoding glycosyltransferase, which yields MKIAILGTAYPYRGGIAAFNERLAKELIAEGHQLTIHTFKLQYPNFLFPGKTQFSSDKKPQNINIERRINSVNPINWITTGLSLRKENYDVVIIPFWLPFMGASLGTVSRLLKSEKTQLLCIAHNIIPHELRLGDKMLTRYFIKRIDGFLAMTQKVLDDLNVFDKNSPKVLTPHPIYDNFGEIEPREKAIESLKLNPDYRYILFFGLIRDYKGLDLLLEAFSANEIREKNIKLIIAGEYYSDQAPYKKLIEKYNLEQDIIQVEQFIPDSEVHLYFNACDLVVQPYKSATQSGVTQIAYHFNKPMIVTDVGGLKEMCPDGKVGYVVSPHANEIKKAILKFFNETNINEMIENINQIKEQYSWSIFTKKLLALTSSKKNNIPS from the coding sequence ATGAAAATTGCAATCCTTGGCACAGCATACCCTTACAGAGGCGGAATTGCAGCTTTCAACGAACGCTTAGCCAAAGAGCTTATTGCTGAAGGACATCAATTAACCATACATACTTTTAAATTACAATACCCTAACTTCCTTTTCCCTGGTAAAACACAATTTTCATCAGATAAAAAACCTCAAAACATTAATATAGAAAGGCGAATAAACTCTGTAAATCCTATCAATTGGATTACAACAGGATTATCCCTTAGGAAAGAGAATTACGATGTAGTAATTATCCCCTTTTGGTTGCCGTTTATGGGGGCATCATTGGGCACGGTATCAAGACTTCTAAAATCTGAAAAAACACAACTTTTATGTATTGCCCATAACATAATTCCTCATGAATTACGCTTAGGAGATAAAATGCTTACCCGTTATTTTATAAAAAGAATAGACGGTTTTCTAGCCATGACCCAAAAAGTTTTGGATGACCTAAACGTATTTGATAAAAACAGTCCAAAAGTCCTTACGCCCCACCCTATTTACGATAACTTTGGCGAAATAGAACCTAGAGAAAAAGCGATTGAATCTTTAAAATTAAATCCAGATTATAGATACATATTATTCTTTGGCTTAATACGTGACTACAAAGGCTTAGACCTACTATTGGAAGCTTTTTCTGCCAATGAGATAAGAGAAAAAAATATTAAACTTATTATTGCTGGCGAATACTATTCTGACCAAGCCCCCTACAAAAAACTCATAGAAAAATATAACTTAGAACAGGATATCATTCAAGTCGAACAATTTATTCCTGACTCTGAAGTTCATTTGTATTTTAACGCTTGCGATTTGGTTGTTCAACCCTACAAATCAGCTACCCAAAGTGGCGTGACTCAAATAGCCTATCACTTTAACAAACCTATGATAGTCACAGATGTTGGCGGACTTAAAGAAATGTGTCCTGACGGTAAAGTAGGCTATGTTGTTTCACCACATGCTAATGAAATAAAAAAAGCTATTTTGAAATTCTTTAATGAGACCAACATAAATGAAATGATAGAAAATATTAACCAAATAAAGGAACAATATTCTTGGTCTATCTTTACAAAAAAATTACTTGCTTTAACAAGCTCTAAAAAGAACAACATACCATCATGA